In one window of Mobula hypostoma chromosome 1, sMobHyp1.1, whole genome shotgun sequence DNA:
- the bhlhe22 gene encoding class E basic helix-loop-helix protein 22, which produces MERSLHLNGPQEDLFRQTLSASAKRLESTFRPPAAIELSLPEPRSPMVCFEQADADAVHQQPGGEAGGGSGQYAEHQVTSCRESSGGDQSPDEDSDERCELMLGRQGGTERAGSLTKGAGVAASKKNKEQRALRLSINARERRRMHDLNDALDELRSVIPYAHSPSVRKLSKIATLLLAKNYILMQAQALDEMRRLVAYLNQGQSLPAAALPSSAAAAALTPSLGAYEQAAAGGYPFTASGLVAATAAAAAASCPDKCVTSTALYSTSSLCKQCSDKP; this is translated from the coding sequence ATGGAAAGGAGCCTCCACCTCAATGGACCACAAGAGGATCTTTTTCGCCAAACTCTCAGCGCCTCGGCTAAGAGACTGGAGAGTACTTTCCGCCCTCCCGCCGCTATCGAGCTGTCGCTGCCTGAGCCCCGCTCCCCGATGGTTTGCTTCGAGCAAGCCGACGCCGACGCGGTGCATCAGCAGCCAGGGGGAGAGGCCGGAGGGGGCAGCGGGCAGTACGCCGAGCACCAGGTCACCTCCTGCCGGGAGAGCAGCGGAGGCGACCAGAGCCCGGACGAGGACAGCGACGAGCGCTGCGAGCTGATGCTGGGCAGGCAAGGGGGCACCGAGCGGGCCGGTTCTCTGACCAAAGGAGCCGGTGTGGCGGCGAGCAAGAAGAACAAGGAGCAGAGAGCCCTGAGGCTGAGCATTAACGCCCGGGAGAGGAGGCGCATGCACGACTTAAACGACGCGCTGGACGAGCTGAGGTCGGTGATCCCTTACGCGCACAGCCCGTCCGTCAGGAAGCTCTCCAAGATCGCCACGCTGCTCCTGGCCAAGAACTACATCCTGATGCAGGCTCAGGCACTGGATGAGATGAGGAGACTGGTGGCGTACCTGAACCAGGGCCAGAGCCTGCCGGCGGCAGCGCTACCGTCCTCCGCCGCTGCAGCCGCCCTCACCCCCAGCCTGGGCGCCTACGAGCAAGCGGCGGCTGGCGGCTACCCTTTCACTGCCAGCGGCTTAGTGGCGGCGacagcggcggcggcggcggccaGCTGCCCCGACAAGTGCGTCACCAGTACAGCTCTTTACAGCACGTCCAGTctctgcaaacagtgcagcgacaAGCCTTAA